A region from the Oryzias latipes chromosome 20, ASM223467v1 genome encodes:
- the pan3 gene encoding PAN2-PAN3 deadenylation complex subunit PAN3, translated as MNSGLPPSAAPLGGAGLPNVKVKFCRYYAKDKTCFYGDECQFLHDDPSLANLPLHGGGGSPVPLSMAGSGGTPAVYSIGGTATVSGGTVVSKKSETVGPAGTSLEGQLLTIPGMEGATLSDANLNNSYFSSSFIGVNGFGSPAESKYSMMQRMTTSSSSPSLLNDGAKNFSHSTHDPVNSSTSSLFSDFGALSISQRRKAPNPAASEFIPKGTPRMATMVQSAVLAFPSPLFAHPGLGSSSALGPGMSLSAGSSPLHSPKITPHTSPAPRRRSHTPNPANYMVPTTASDQGAHIIQKETVGGTTYFYTDNTPAPMTGMVFPTYHIYPSNPPNVAYMQPKANAPSFFMADELRQELINRHLITMVHIDHSENPDVPSEVDSYHSLFPLEPLPPPNRMQKTSNFSYITSCYKAVNSKDDMPYCLRRIHGFRLVNTKCMMLVDMWKKIQHSNTVTLREVFTTKAFGDHSLVFSYDFHAGAETMFSRHFNDPSADSYFTKRKWGQHEPPQPRQHAGLLPESLIWAYIVQLSSALRTIHTAGLACRVMDPSKILITGKTRLRVNCVGVFDVLTFDNTQSNHLALMPQYQQADLVSLGKVVLALACNSLAGIQRENLQKAMELVSLNYSSDLKNLILYLLSEQSRLRSVNDIMPMIGARFYTQLDASQMRNDVIEEDLAKEVQNGRLFRLLAKLGTINERPEFQKDPTWSETGDRYLLKLFRDHLFHQVTETGSPWIDLSHIVSCLNKLDAGVPEKISLVSRDEKSILVVTYSDLKRCFDSTFQELQAAAAGSL; from the exons ATGAACAGTGGACTTCCACCCTCAGCTGCTCCGCTTGGGGGTGCCGGACTACCTAATGTTAAGGTGAAGTTTTGCCGCTACTACGCGAaggacaaaacgtgcttttatgGAGACGAATGTCAGTTCCTACACGACGATCCGTCCTTGGCAAACCTGCCTCTTCACGGCGGCGGAGGTAGCCCGGTTCCCTTATCAATGGCCGGCAGCGGAGGGACGCCAGCGGTGTACTCCATTGGCGGCACGGCTACAGTCAGCGGAGGGACCGTGGTGTCAAAGAAGAGCGAAACGGTGGGGCCTGCGGGAACGTCCCTGGAAGGGCAGCTGCTAACCA TCCCAGGGATGGAAGGTGCCACCCTGAGTGATGCCAACCTTAACAACTCCTACTTCAGCAGCAGCTTTATTGGGGTCAATGGGTTTGGAAGCCCAGCAGAGTCAAAATACTCAATGATGCAG CGGATGACTACCAGCAGCAGCTCTCCAAGCCTTCTCAATGATGGTGCCAAGAACTTCAGCCACAGCACTCATG atccAGTGAACTCTTCAACATCCTCACTGTTCAGTGATTTTGGTGCTCTTAGCATTTCCCAAAGGAGAAAG GCTCCTAACCCGGCAGCAAGTGAATTCATCCCCAAGGGAACCCCTCGAATGGCTACAATGGTCCAGTCCGCTGTTCTGGCCTTCCCCTCGCCTCTCTTCGCACATCCTGGTCTCGGCAGCTCCTCCGCTTTGGGTCCTG GCATGTCTTTGTCTGCAGGATCCTCTCCGCTCCATTCACCAAAAATTACACCTCACACCTCACCTGCTCCTCGTCGACGCAGTCACACCCCAAACCCTGCCAACTACATGGTGCCCACCACAGCCTCTGATCAGGGTGCACACATCATTCAGAAAGAGACTGTAGGGGGGACTACATACTTCTACACAGACAACACCCCCGCACCGATGACTGGAATG GTGTTTCCTACCTACCACATATATCCCTCCAATCCACCCAACGTGGCCTACATGCAGCCAAAAGCCAACGCCCCGTCCTTCTTCATGGCCGATGAGCTTCGACAG GAGTTGATTAACAGACATCTCATAACCATGGTGCACATTGACCACTCAGAAAACCCAG ATGTACCGTCTGAGGTGGACAGCTACCACAGCCTGTTTCCTCTGGAGCCCCTCCCTCCACCAAACCGCATGCAAAAGACCAGCAATTTCAGCTACATTACCTCCTGCTACAAAGCGGTCAACAGCAAGGATGACATGCCTTATTGTCTGAGGAGAATACATG GATTCCGCCTGGTTAACACCAAATGCATGATGCTGGTGGACATGTGGAAGAAGATTCAGCACTCAAACACTGTAACGCTGAGAGAAGTCTTCACCACTAAGGCCTTTGGAGACCATT CGCTGGTCTTCTCCTACGACTTCCATGCAGGTGCAGAAACAATGTTTAGCAGACATTTCAACGACCCATCAGCAGATTCTTACTTTACCAAGAGGAAGTGGG GGCAACACGAGCCACCCCAACCACGGCAGCATGCAGGTCTGCTACCCGAGTCTCTCATCTGGGCCTACATTGTCCAGCTCAGCTCAGCGCTGCGCACCATCCACACTGCTGGCTTGGCCTGTCGGGTCATGGACCCCAGCAAAATTCTGATCACTGGCAAGACGAG gttacGGGTGAACTGCGTTGgggtttttgatgttttgacGTTTGACAACACTCAGAGCAATCATCTCGCCCTGATGCCACAGTACCAG CAAGCAGATctagtgtccttgggcaaggtgGTCCTGGCTTTGGCCTGTAACTCTCTGGCTGGAATTCAAAGGGAGAATCTGCAGAAGGCGATGGAGCTGGTGTCTTTAAACTACTCCTCAGATCTCAAGAATCTCATCCT gtACCTTCTGTCTGAGCAGTCCCGCCTGCGAAGTGTCAATGACATCATGCCCATGATTGGAGCTCGCTTTTACACCCAGCTGGATGCTTCACAGATGAGGAATGATGTAATCGAGGAGGACTTGGCCAAA GAGGTGCAGAATGGCCGTCTCTTCCGCCTGCTTGCCAAATTGGGCACCATAAACGAGCGACCAGA GTTTCAGAAGGACCCGACGTGGTCAGAGACGGGGGACCGCTACCTGTTGAAGCTTTTTCGAGATCACCTGTTTCACCAGGTTACAGAAACGGGGTCGCCCTGGATTGACCTCAGCCACATCGTCTCCTGCCTCAATAAA CTGGATGCAGGCGTTCCCGAGAAGATCAGCCTGGTCTCGCGAGATGAGAAAAGCATCCTGGTTGTGACCTACTCGGACTTGAAGCGCTGCTTTGACAGTACCTTCCAGGAGCTGCAGGCTGCCGCCGCTGGTTCTCTGTAG